TTGGAAAATGGATTTACCTTTTATGATATCAAGCAACATACCGGCTGGTTAAGAAATGTTATCATTCGTTTTTGCAGCACCGGTGAATTAATGGTAAATATTGTTTTAGGGTATGAGGATGAGGAGCAAAGAAATAAGCTCTGCGACTATTTATTACAACAGGTTCCTTCCATCACTACATTGCTATACACTATTAATACAAAGTGGAACGATAGTATTTTCGATCTGTCGCCTCAAACTTACTATGGTAAAGGATTTGTAATAGAACAGCTAGGAGCGTATAAATTCAAGATCGGGCCAAAATCATTCTTTCAAACCAATACAAAACAGGCAGAAAAACTATACAACATTGTAAATGATTTTGCGGCACTTACGGGTAATGAAACAGTGTATGATCTGTATTGCGGAACGGGAAGCATTGGCATCTATGTAAGCAAAAACGCTAAAAAGATCATTGGTGTAGAAACTATTGCCGAAGCTATTGAAGATGCAAAAGAGAATGCATTGCTAAACAATATTACGCACGCCGATTTTTTTGCAGGGGATGTTATTAATATTTGCAATGATGAGTTTTTTGCAATGCACGGAAAGCCTGATGTTGTTATCACCGATCCACCAAGAGCAGGCATGCACGAAAAACTGGTGCATAAGCTTTTACAAATTGCAGCGCCAACAATTGTGTATGTTAGTTGTAATACTGCTACACAGGCAAGGGACATTGCTTTGTTAAGCGAAAAATACAGTGTAGAAAAAATTCAACCCGCAGATCTTTTTCCGCACACACATCACATTGAATGCGTGGCGTTATTAAAACTAAAGTAATTTAAGCATGGCATATTCTAACAACGGAAATTCTATTCAACGTACCACACCTATTGTGTTTAATCTTATCCTTATTAATGTGCTGGTTTACCTGGCGCAAAAGATTGTAACGGGTATAGACATAACTGGTTTAGGAGCCTTGCATTATTATAAATCTCCTTTATTTAAGCCGTACCAGCTTGTTACAAATATGTTTTTGCATGCACCCAATCAAATTTTTCATATCCTTTTCAACATGTTCTCACTCTGGATGTTTGGAAGCATATTAGAGCGCTTCTGGGGCTCAAAAAGATTTCTTATTTTTTATCTTATATGCGGACTTGGTGCCAGCTTAATTATAGAATTATCTGTTCCGTTCAGCGCCCAGCAATTTGCAAAAACACTGGACGCTATTCCCGCCGGGGTTTCGCAAGCAGATATAATAGAAGCTTATAAAACACAATATTCATCCATTGGTGCATCCGGGGCTATAATGGGATTGTTGGCGGCATTTGCTTATTTATTTCCCAATACTGAACTTTTTATATGGTTTATTCCTATCCCCGTTAAAGCTAAATTCTTTGTTCCTATATATATGGTCATTGAATTATTCCAGGGTGTGCATCAATTCAAAGGCGATGATGTGGGCCATTTTGCACATTTAGGCGGTGCATTAGTGGGCTTTTTATTGGTATTATATTGGAACAAAGCCAATAGAAAAACGTTTTATTAAATATTTCTAAAATCCGGTTTCATTTAGATGTGCAAAGCAGCTATTTTATAATGTAGCAGGTCAATATAATAGCCACAGAAAAATCTTGGTACAGAATCTGTTAAGTATATTTTAGGTTTCTGTTTTGTAAATTTGTTTCAACAGTAGTAATATGGGAGAGTCTGACAGATATAGTGATTACAGGAGTTCTAAGAGAAGAATATTATTTGGCGACGACAATAATGCCATCGTAGCACTGTTTGCGCTTAACATTATTTTCTTCATTTTAATTTGTACTATAAAAGTTGTTTATCTTTTTTTTCAAAAAGATGCCGCAGCCTTTAACTTAGAAGTTTTACGTCTTTTTGAAATGCCTGCCCAACTAAGCCAATTAGGAAAACATCCCTGGACTGTCTTGGTCCATATGTTTTTTCATGTGAACGTCTGGGATATTCTAAGTAACATGCTTTGGTTATGGGCATTCGGCTATATTCTTCAAGACCTTGCAGGTAATCAAAGACTTATTCCCATTTACATTTACGGCGGTTTGGTGGGAGCGCTTAGTTTTATTTTAGCTAATTATTTGTTGCCTCAATTAAAGGCAGAAATACCGGATACATATTTATGGGGAGCCAATGCAGCTACGATGGCAATTGCAACTGCTACCACCACCTTAGCTCCTGATTATCGGTTTTTCAGAAATTTAAATGGAGGTATTCCTATTTGGGTGCTTACCTTAATTTATGTACTGATCGATTATTCCGCAATTGCAGGTTTAAGTGCAGCATATTCCATCTCGCATTTAGGTGGCGCCTTTACAGGGTTTTTATTTATTATTTTATTAAAGAAAGGAGTTGATGGCAGTACATGGATGAACAATTGCTATCATTGGTTTATGAACTTATTTACTCCGGCTGCCA
The Ferruginibacter albus DNA segment above includes these coding regions:
- the rlmD gene encoding 23S rRNA (uracil(1939)-C(5))-methyltransferase RlmD encodes the protein MRRKKVLVENVKVSGYAAEGRSLVKLDGKVIFVENAVPGDVVDLYLTKNKETWAEGKPFNFRVYSKERVQPFCKHFGICGGCKWQMLPYEKQLEYKQQEAIENIKRIGKANIEEILPITGSDAIIHYRNKMEFTFSSKRFLTAEEMNAVTPENNIQHPAVGLHVPKIFDKVIDIEECFLMDDVNNQIRNHLRSFALENGFTFYDIKQHTGWLRNVIIRFCSTGELMVNIVLGYEDEEQRNKLCDYLLQQVPSITTLLYTINTKWNDSIFDLSPQTYYGKGFVIEQLGAYKFKIGPKSFFQTNTKQAEKLYNIVNDFAALTGNETVYDLYCGTGSIGIYVSKNAKKIIGVETIAEAIEDAKENALLNNITHADFFAGDVINICNDEFFAMHGKPDVVITDPPRAGMHEKLVHKLLQIAAPTIVYVSCNTATQARDIALLSEKYSVEKIQPADLFPHTHHIECVALLKLK
- a CDS encoding rhomboid family intramembrane serine protease, with product MAYSNNGNSIQRTTPIVFNLILINVLVYLAQKIVTGIDITGLGALHYYKSPLFKPYQLVTNMFLHAPNQIFHILFNMFSLWMFGSILERFWGSKRFLIFYLICGLGASLIIELSVPFSAQQFAKTLDAIPAGVSQADIIEAYKTQYSSIGASGAIMGLLAAFAYLFPNTELFIWFIPIPVKAKFFVPIYMVIELFQGVHQFKGDDVGHFAHLGGALVGFLLVLYWNKANRKTFY
- a CDS encoding rhomboid family intramembrane serine protease, which translates into the protein MGESDRYSDYRSSKRRILFGDDNNAIVALFALNIIFFILICTIKVVYLFFQKDAAAFNLEVLRLFEMPAQLSQLGKHPWTVLVHMFFHVNVWDILSNMLWLWAFGYILQDLAGNQRLIPIYIYGGLVGALSFILANYLLPQLKAEIPDTYLWGANAATMAIATATTTLAPDYRFFRNLNGGIPIWVLTLIYVLIDYSAIAGLSAAYSISHLGGAFTGFLFIILLKKGVDGSTWMNNCYHWFMNLFTPAANSTPSSVREKVFYNVGGKQPYKKTTHVTQQRVDEILDKINQHGYRFLSDEEKNILKRAAEEDL